The Desulfobacterales bacterium DNA segment GCGATTTCCAGATAAACAGCACCACCGCAGCAGTGGCAATTCCTTCGACAAGTCCGATGGCCAGATGAATGGGCTGCATCAAAAGAATGAAGCTGTTCATCGGCAGTTCCGTAATGCCCGACAGCACGGTCTGAAGCACCACTCCCAGCGACCCCAGTTGAAGCCCCAGCACAGACGCCAGCAGCGCCCCTGTCAAGATGCGAACACGGGTGGCCCGGTAACCGGCGATTTTTTTATAAATAAACGGATAGGCCATAAAACAGGGGGAAAAACCCAGGTTGAATATATTGCAGCCCAGAGCCAGCAGTCCGCCGTCGGCAAAAAAGAGGGCCTGAACGGTCAGGACCGAGGCGATCGTGAGAAAGGCGGCATATGGTCCCAGTAAAATCGCCAGAATCATCCCGCCGCCCAAGTGGCCGCTGGAGCCGGTGGCCGGGATGCTGAAGTTGATCATCTGGGCGGCAAAAATAAAAGCGCCCAGAACACCCATCAAGGGGACCTTGCCGTTGTCAAGCTCCTTTTTCACCTTCTGGGAACAGTAACCGATCAGGCCTGCCGATGCAGCCCACATTGTCCCGCCCACCGCCGGTGATACCAACGCGTCTGCCATGTGCATAATTTATGCTCCAATAAAAAAACCACGAACATCAAGTATCTTCATGATACCCATTTCTTCGTGGTTGTGTTTTGATACTCAATTCATGCCGGCAGCAGGCTTCGGCCTACGATTAAAAACTTTATAATAAATACCCAAAAGGATGTCAATCTTTAAAGTTTATTAGATCGGCAAT contains these protein-coding regions:
- a CDS encoding energy-coupling factor ABC transporter permease; its protein translation is MHMADALVSPAVGGTMWAASAGLIGYCSQKVKKELDNGKVPLMGVLGAFIFAAQMINFSIPATGSSGHLGGGMILAILLGPYAAFLTIASVLTVQALFFADGGLLALGCNIFNLGFSPCFMAYPFIYKKIAGYRATRVRILTGALLASVLGLQLGSLGVVLQTVLSGITELPMNSFILLMQPIHLAIGLVEGIATAAVVLFIWKSRPEILENAAAAVPLGSLPLKNILVGILAATLFIGGAFSWFASTHPDGLEWSMAKTSGSEELKTPETGLHGSLSRIQQIFSFLPDYGFKNSAEPEPQGTTTLPAVDAGTSLSGLVGGALTLVMVMLIGFFIKKRKGQKLG